From one Pristis pectinata isolate sPriPec2 chromosome 12, sPriPec2.1.pri, whole genome shotgun sequence genomic stretch:
- the wbp1la gene encoding WW domain binding protein 1-like a produces the protein MELAAAAGTRKDMDKLLLRMVVLLPQIFPVRLAGVQAQPQEREACIGVNNQSYFCETGHCCGESQCCNYYYELWWFWLVWTIIIILSCCCICHHRRAKLRLQQQQRQREINLIAYQGARNYSLLPLYLRGLDVLPVTGRVTQVLWFLPTSRRHAGFLPSYLLPPYEEVVNRPVTPPPPYSAFHQQSATACNGSSNPEPSRAPATPGNSVPTVCEVVPRQGSMLGLDSPHAYSECSLNKVPACDQPEDPVAGSQQEQVRACCLDLEEVLDCPEKEQLTDYYPSSSSKIESWHHQSCLEIKDIDKTPGRHRRFTGDSGIEVCICNRGDDPDDPKELDGLIDTVGSAMEFCDSCNICDSCPRQDTREEAPSEGQEQRDHKEQRGPEVTEEPVYLVLDTINENELLQAHQHQDPQT, from the exons CCCCAAGAAAGAGAAGCGTGCATTGGAGTAAACAACCAGAGTTATTTCTGTGAAACGGGGCATTGTTGTGGTGAATCGCAATGTTGTAACTACTATTATGAGCTTTGGT GGTTCTGGCTCGTTTGGACCATCATCATCATCCTGAGCTGCTGCTGCATCTGTCACCATCGGCGGGCCAAGTTACGTCTACAGCAGCAACAGAGACAGCGGGAGATCAACCTCATTGCCTACCAGGGAGCCCGAAACTACTCCCTGCTTCCACTTTATCTGA ggggtttggatgttctccctgtgaccgggagGGttacccaggtgctctggtttcttcctacgtccagaagacatgctg GGTTCTTGCCAAGTTATTTGCTGCCTCCATATGAGGAAGTGGTGAACCGGCCCGTGACACCGCCACCTCCCTACAGCGCCTTCCACCAGCAGTCCGCTACGGCGTGCAACGGTTCCTCCAACCCGGAGCCGTCCCGAGCTCCAGCCACCCCTGGGAACTCCGTCCCGACGGTCTGCGAGGTGGTGCCTCGTCAAGGGAGCATGCTGGGTCTAGACTCCCCCCATGCCTACTCGGAGTGCAGCCTGAACAAGGTGCCGGCCTGTGACCAGCCGGAGGATCCGGTGGCGGGTTCCCAGCAGGAGCAGGTGCGAGCGTGCTGCCTGGACTTGGAGGAGGTGCTGGACTGCCCCGAGAAGGAGCAACTGACCGACTATTACCCGAGCTCTTCCTCCAAGATAGAGAGCTGGCACCACCAGTCCTGCTTGGAGATCAAGGATATAGACAAGACTCCCGGGAGGCACCGGAGGTTCACCGGAGATTCTGGCATCGAGGTTTGCATCTGCAACCGGGGCGACGACCCCGACGACCCGAAGGAACTGGACGGTCTGATCGACACCGTGGGCAGCGCGATGGAGTTCTGCGACAGCTGCAACATCTGTGACTCCTGCCCCCGCCAGGACACCCGGGAGGAGGCTCCATCCGAAGGGCAGGAGCAACGGGATCACAAGGAGCAGCGGGGCCCAGAGGTGACAGAGGAGCCAGTGTACCTGGTGCTGGACACCATCAACGAGAACGAGCTGCTGCAAGCCCACCAGCACCAGGACCCCCAGACCTAA